From the genome of Halictus rubicundus isolate RS-2024b chromosome 2, iyHalRubi1_principal, whole genome shotgun sequence, one region includes:
- the LOC143365321 gene encoding uncharacterized protein LOC143365321, whose protein sequence is MAEISNSTVFTNDASTGASDLLQQAFQQVVDDDDHDNEFVAFLQNDDNDSGTIHLTAEQAAALGLTFEVNSSEEVMYQQDQDNVGSNTQENVPTNDDINVQDQTVLHSQDSITIGQLNYQPEEVQKSNNDDLIKTECIDFQEWHIQKVSEDGQLQDQVVENDLSLDEMNLSSQSRESQQIIEHQNNLLQQNSGTQTIVLEQPKVHTIKTELSHVKNIHENDVQYTIDDSIAQNQLNTIPNSQAQILQKLPVILPSSQFIIKPAQTILKSTKNIRLLQGSNKLTNATVNQINAVHSLGAASNSNSVLLSKATLLNNLPSQIIKATPITAQLLNTTGISAQLLNTSQIITGACEIQSQSVASPHISNAIVNTTSGGTQNLVTSQIRLSPIVKTSQSLQRGSVQQFLTPVLKGASTVLPKSNQIINNTSVTAAIPAQLLKSVQIPSQLLKQKATIGKKTTVTGGIPKTTINSNTPVVLRAASVVKTQDLKATTSSTSILKPTQISSTPISILKPHAKIAFNNSTKQNITISSQNIANISNNLQNVLQKTPVTQQSGTFEPTKSIQNDVVKQKLNLVVNGANLKVNKKAKSTPIKPVTVVSDSADVTKPLGSSENPIQIVQQGQTFHSMQRLTPTQLKQIAHVLQQRSQETTASNERVVYRVVFPEELDLRIRNPGNLLKNRGGKRGRPKKSAIRPSLLPKPPLIPDEEQEELKDERKKVVARTRSGRLSRPPRHMVRDYKHLHHLDFLQPDLDDSDGGYSDYNTNNDKLEEEESPKELLTGLEVPKRKISDHFRCPTCNKIYLGRTRMARHFEMHPDHGSPEQLPPPTPEPELKQNGGQDPLKRKGKKRGPWAYVTPEAKSERRQIKLREAISVCEDLEIIKIAAKPVLNAQSLFDLLILKSENNVRNFLNELKILMGKIREKAGVMLTLANSDKESNKDLIDISEESLCDVLGLNPGLYTINNDALKKVDTPACNTYESSEPPLKLQKTENSEDAKENIEERMSSGFSESSDLSVSDFLNDRRSEPVTNPTCPEVLSALTLMRRNPSPVNCTENNKTNNVSKLLISNPEIQSQISDTPGFQKVDITSPKVSNYQKTESHKENFTKIGNGLGSTYCKVEDNLEEAFIKLESTEQTFVKLENNTMGTYPKQDTPNFEKMQNGLSNMENGSQNFAKGFQKLVSKIIPITSSDMNCVKSQSAPLDTSSCKIMATTSGCKISDSIPILQDTVPIISNNCDTSIFGSAENLDMSKIAQYDHIAHLDILTTSGVIDKNLLIDEKLVEQLHLVDQSNLVDELVSERLKNIMPDNILENNLIPNNSNLDTELDFDALSEEFNRNTRS, encoded by the exons ATGGCAGAAATTTCGAATTCCACTGTGTTTACAAACGATGCATCCACTGGTGCTTCCGATCTTCTTCAACAAGCGTTCCAGCAAGTTGTTGATGATGACGATCACGACAACGAATTTGTTGCGTTTTTACAAAACGACGACAATGACTCAGGAACTATTCATTTGACTGCGGAACAAGCGGCAGCCTTGGGTCTAACCTTCGAGGTGAATTCGAGCGAGGAGGTTATGTATCAGCAAGATCAAGATAATGTTGGTTCAAATACACAAGAAAATGTTCCTACGAATGATGACATTAACGTACAGGACCAAACAGTGTTACATTCTCAGGATTCTATAACAATTGGTCAGCTAAATTATCAGCCTGAAGAAGTACAAAAATCTAACAACGACGATTTGATTAAAACAGAATGTATAGATTTCCAAGAGTGGCATATACAAAAAGTTTCTGAGGATGGACAGCTTCAAGACCAAGTAGTTGAAAATGATTTGTCATTAGATGAAATGAATTTAAGTAGTCAGAGTCGAGAATCTCAACAAATAATCGAACATCAAAATAATCTGCTTCAACAGAACTCGGGTACGCAGACAATAGTTTTAGAGCAACCTAAGGTACACACGATAAAAACAGAACTATCTCATGTTAAGAATATTCATGAAAATGATGTGCAATATACAATCGATGATAGCATAGCGCAAAATCAGCTTAATACTATACCTAATTCTCAGGcacaaatattacaaaaactACCTGTTATTTTGCCATCATCGCAATTTATTATAAAACCTGCACAAACTATATTAAAAtcaactaaaaatattagactACTTCAAGGTTCGAACAAACTTACTAATGCAACGGTAAATCAAATTAATGCAGTACACTCACTAGGTGCTGCGTCGAATTCTAATTCTGTGCTACTATCAAAAGCTACATTATTGAATAATTTACCATCGCAAATAATAAAAGCTACCCCCATAACAGCTCAATTATTAAATACCACTGGAATATCAGCACAGTTATTAAATACTTCTCAGATTATAACTGGTGCTTGCGAAATACAGAGTCAATCGGTTGCCTCACCTCATATTTCTAATGCAATAGTAAATACTACTTCTGGAGGAACACAGAACCTTGTTACTTCGCAAATACGTTTGTCACCTATTGTCAAAACGTCACAGTCTCTTCAAAGAGGCagtgtacaacaatttttaactcCGGTGCTAAAAGGTGCATCTACCGTGCTTCCAAAGTCTAAccaaattataaataatacaagCGTAACAGCAGCTATTCCTGCACAACTATTGAAATCAGTTCAAATTCCTTCTCAGTTACTTAAACAAAAAGCTACAATTGGTAAGAAAACAACAGTAACAGGTGGAATTCCAAAAACAACAATTAACTCCAATACACCAGTAGTTCTTAGAGCTGCATCTGTGGTGAAGACTCAAGATTTAAAGGCAACAACAAGTTCCACATCTATTTTAAAACCAACTCAAATTTCTTCAACGCCTATATCTATTTTGAAACCTCATGCGAAAATTGCATTTAACAATTCTACTAAACAAAATATAACTATTTCGTCTCAAAATATTGCTAACATCTCTaataatttacaaaatgtaTTGCAAAAGACACCTGTAACGCAACAAAGTGGTACATTCGAACCTACCAAATCGATACAGAATGATGTTGTTAAACAGAAACTTAATTTGGTAGTAAATGGAGCAAATTTGAAAGTAAATAAAAAAGCTAAAAGTACTCCAATTAAGCCTGTGACAGTTGTAAGTGACTCTGCAGATGTAACTAAACCATTAGGTTCTAGTGAAAATCCAATACAAATAGTTCAACAAGGTCAAACATTTCATAG tatgcAACGTCTGACACCAACACAATTGAAACAAATCGCACATGTTCTGCAACAGCGTAGTCAAGAAACAACTGCTTCAAATGAAAGAGTTGTATATAG GGTTGTATTCCCTGAAGAACTTGATTTGCGAATCAGGAATCCAGGAAATTTACTGAAAAATCGTGGTGGGAAAAGAGGTAGACCCAAAAAGAGTGCTATTAGACCTTCTTTGCTTCCCAAACCACCATTAATTCCTGACGAAGAACAGGAAGAGCTAAAG GATGAAAGAAAAAAGGTTGTCGCGAGAACAAGGTCTGGTAGATTGTCTCGACCACCTAGACATATGGTGCGAGATTACAAACATTTACATCACTTAGACTTCTTACAACCTGATTTGGATGATTCGGATGGTGGTTATAGCGATTATAATACAAATAATGACAAGCTTGAAGAAGAAGAATCACCCAAAGAATTACTAACAGGACTAGAAgtaccaaaaagaaaaatatcagaTCACTTTAGGTGCCCTAcatgtaataaaatatatttaggacGCACTCGAATGGCAAGGCATTTTGAAATGCATCCTGACCATGGAAGTCCTGAGCAATTACCTCCCCCAACACCTGAACCCGAATTAAAACAAAATGGAGGCCAAGATCCTTTAAAACGTAAAGGAAAGAAGCGTGGCCCGTGGGCTTACGTCACACCGGAAGCGAAATCAGAAAGGCGACAAATAAAATTGAGAGAAGCAATTTCCGTGTGCGAGGatcttgaaataataaaaatagctGCGAAACCAGTACTTAACGCACAatcattatttgatttattaatACTAAAATCCGAGAATAATGTAAGAAATTTCTTgaacgaattaaaaatattaatgggAAAAATACGAGAAAAGGCTGGAGTTATGTTAACACTCGCAAACAGCGATAAAGAATCAAACAAAGATCTGATTGATATCAGTGAAGAATCACTTTGTGATGTGTTAGGCTTGAACCCTGGTTTGTATACGATTAATAACGATGCTCTGAAAAAGGTTGACACACCTGCTTGTAACACTTATGAAAGTTCAGAACCTCCGCTTAAACTTCAGAAAACAGAAAATTCTGAGGATGCTAAAGAAAATATCGAGGAGCGAATGTCTAGTGGATTTTCAGAAAGTTCAGATCTTAGTGTTTCAGACTTCTTGAACGACAGGAGAAGTGAACCTGTAACAAATCCTACTTGTCCAGAAGTGTTATCAGCTTTAACATTGATGAGAAGAAATCCCAGTCCTGTGAATTGCACGGAAAATAATAAGACTAATAATGTGTCAAAACTGTTAATTTCGAATCCAGAGATTCAGAGTCAAATATCAGATACTCCTGGATTTCAGAAAGTTGATATCACTTCACCTAAAGTTTCAAATTATCAAAAAACGGAATCTCATAAAGAAAATTTCACGAAAATTGGGAACGGTCTAGGATCAACGTACTGTAAAGTGGAAGATAACTTAGAAGAAGCGTTTATAAAACTGGAATCAACCGAACAAACCTTCGTTAAATTAGAAAATAACACTATGGGAACGTACCCAAAACAAGACACtccaaattttgagaaaatgcaAAATGGATTAAGTAACATGGAAAATGGATCTCAAAATTTTGCTAAAGGTTTTCAGAAACTAGTATCCAAAATAATTCCTATTACATCGTCGGATATGAATTGTGTTAAAAGTCAGTCAGCACCATTAGATACAAGTTCTTGTAAAATAATGGCTACTACTTCTGGATGTAAGATTTCAGACAGTATACCAATTCTACAAGATACAGTACCAATAATTTCCAATAATTGTGATACTAGTATATTTGGTAGCGCAGAAAATTTAGATATGTCTAAAATAGCTCAATACGATCATATTGCACATTTAGATATTTTAACTACGAGTGGCGTGATAGACAAAAACTTGTTAATCGATGAAAAGTTGGTTGAACAGTTGCATTTAGTAGATCAATCGAATTTAGTTGACGAATTAGTGTCCGAACGATTAAAGAATATAATGCCGGATAATATATTGGAAAATAATTTGATACCTAACAATTCAAATTTAGATACAGAACTCGACTTTGATGCATTAAGTGAAGAGTTCAATAGGAATACTAGAAGTTGA
- the LOC143365325 gene encoding cyclin-dependent kinase 2-interacting protein-like: MIKEQFSPVSKIQSAKSTQGKNLVGSARHIRDLAADIHASIQQWNAAHLQGVALLKDITQERQSTSYSQLLQELCDKLEHVCDSLDAVVKNLAEITYQIKSTTSLGKDADKLFTTWPITKFDNVAKLILSMYSEEAKIKRKIFENVAHRYSESWKMLCLATWVHQPLLPESLTIFLESLLIETGHR, translated from the exons atgattaaagaacAATTTTCTCCAGTCAGCA AAATTCAATCAGCAAAATCAACACAAGGAAAGAACTTGGTAGGTTCGGCCCGACACATACGTGATTTAGCTGCAGATATTCATGCGTCAATACAACAGTGGAACGCAGCTCATTTACAAGGAGTAGCATTACTAAAGGATATAACACAGGAAAGGCAGAGTACATCCTATTCTCAGCTTCTACAAGAATTGTGTGACAAGTTAGAACATGTTTGCGATTCATTG GATGCTGTCGTAAAAAATCTTGCTGAAATTACATATCAAATAAAGTCAACAACGTCCTTAGGAAAAGATGCAGATAAATTATTTACAACATGGCCTATTACTAAGTTTG ATAACGTCGCAAAATTAATACTTAGCATGTATTCTGAAGAAGCCAAAATAAAAcgtaaaattttcgaaaatgtagCTCATCGGTACTCAGAGTCCTGGAAAATGTTGTGTCTGGCAACCTGGGTTCATCAACCGTTATTACCGGAAAGCCTAACGATATTTTTGGAATCATTATTGATAGAAACTGGGCATAGATAG